The Pogona vitticeps strain Pit_001003342236 chromosome 6, PviZW2.1, whole genome shotgun sequence genome contains a region encoding:
- the GJD3 gene encoding gap junction delta-3 protein isoform X2 — MGEWGFLSSLLDAVQEHSPMVGRFWLVVMLIFRILILATVGSDVFDDEQEEFECNTKQVGCKQICYDLAFPISHYRFWVFHIVVLSAPAVLFVIYSMHQTTKINRSQKEMEAGEEEANRGDRKTQGQYELQTSQRTQNIKTFYIVNVVVRILAEMGFLVGQWMLYGFQVGYQYICKHHMCPHLIDCFVSRPTEKTIFIQFYFMVGLVSAFLSLAELAHLLFKNRCRGCRTVAPTATASYEQQDNWSNQKQEKSQNFLAPTDGGVNGTASHNGVPNHFEPKAHFHHKSSTKSSRSSRSSARADLTV, encoded by the coding sequence ATGGGCGAGTGGGGGTTCTTGAGCTCCCTTCTGGACGCAGTGCAGGAGCACTCGCCCATGGTGGGTCGCTTCTGGCTGGTGGTGATGCTCATCTTCCGCATCCTTATCCTGGCCACTGTGGGCAGTGATGTCTTTGACGATGAGCAGGAGGAGTTTGAATGCAACACAAAGCAGGTCGGGTGCAAACAGATTTGCTACGACTTGGCTTTTCCCATCTCTCACTACCGCTTCTGGGTCTTCCACATTGTGGTGCTCTCGGCTCCAGCTGTCCTTTTTGTCATCTACTCTATGCACCAGACCACAAAGATCAACCGTAGtcagaaagaaatggaagcagGTGAAGAGGAAGCCAATAGGGGAGACAGGAAAACTCAAGGTCAGTATGAGCTCCAGACCAGCCAACGTACACAAAACATCAAGACCTTCTACATAGTTAACGTTGTGGTGAGAATCTTGGCTGAGATGGGCTTTCTTGTTGGTCAGTGGATGTTGTATGGCTTCCAAGTGGGATATCAGTACATCTGCAAGCATCATATGTGCCCTCATCTGATTGACTGCTTTGTTTCTCGGCCAACCGAGAAGACCATTTTCATCCAGTTCTACTTCATGGTGGGTCTAGTTTCAGCTTTTCTCAGCCTGGCTGAATTGGCTCATCTTTTATTCAAGAACCGGTGCAGGGGGTGCCGCACTGTTGCCCCTACTGCTACAGCATCTTATGAACAGCAGGACAATTGGTCCAATCAGAAGCAAGAGAAATCTCAGAACTTTCTGGCTCCCACAGACGGAGGGGTGAATGGGACAGCATCCCACAATGGGGTTCCCAACCATTTTGAGCCCAAGGCTCACTTCCACCATAAAAGCTCTACCAAGAGCAGCCGATCTTCTCGTTCTTCAGCCAGAGCCGACTTGACGGTGTAA
- the GJD3 gene encoding gap junction delta-3 protein isoform X1 has product MAAHFAWGIGSNYRPVPLKASRQSYREKPASPLSLVTVLTRGEASKRRTKEEENASNRRTGDTALGKTERWAAAAMGEWGFLSSLLDAVQEHSPMVGRFWLVVMLIFRILILATVGSDVFDDEQEEFECNTKQVGCKQICYDLAFPISHYRFWVFHIVVLSAPAVLFVIYSMHQTTKINRSQKEMEAGEEEANRGDRKTQGQYELQTSQRTQNIKTFYIVNVVVRILAEMGFLVGQWMLYGFQVGYQYICKHHMCPHLIDCFVSRPTEKTIFIQFYFMVGLVSAFLSLAELAHLLFKNRCRGCRTVAPTATASYEQQDNWSNQKQEKSQNFLAPTDGGVNGTASHNGVPNHFEPKAHFHHKSSTKSSRSSRSSARADLTV; this is encoded by the exons ATGGCTGCCCACTTTGCCTGGGGAATAGGCAGCAACTACAGGCCTGTCCCTTTAAAAGCTTCCAGGCAGAGCTACAGGGAAAAGCCTGCCTCTCCCCTCTCCCTTGTCACTGTCCTAACCAGAGGTGAAGCTAGTAAGAggagaacaaaagaagaagagaatgccAGCAACCGCAGGACTGGGGACACGGCTTTAGGCAAGACGGAGAGGTGGGCAGCAG CAGCCATGGGCGAGTGGGGGTTCTTGAGCTCCCTTCTGGACGCAGTGCAGGAGCACTCGCCCATGGTGGGTCGCTTCTGGCTGGTGGTGATGCTCATCTTCCGCATCCTTATCCTGGCCACTGTGGGCAGTGATGTCTTTGACGATGAGCAGGAGGAGTTTGAATGCAACACAAAGCAGGTCGGGTGCAAACAGATTTGCTACGACTTGGCTTTTCCCATCTCTCACTACCGCTTCTGGGTCTTCCACATTGTGGTGCTCTCGGCTCCAGCTGTCCTTTTTGTCATCTACTCTATGCACCAGACCACAAAGATCAACCGTAGtcagaaagaaatggaagcagGTGAAGAGGAAGCCAATAGGGGAGACAGGAAAACTCAAGGTCAGTATGAGCTCCAGACCAGCCAACGTACACAAAACATCAAGACCTTCTACATAGTTAACGTTGTGGTGAGAATCTTGGCTGAGATGGGCTTTCTTGTTGGTCAGTGGATGTTGTATGGCTTCCAAGTGGGATATCAGTACATCTGCAAGCATCATATGTGCCCTCATCTGATTGACTGCTTTGTTTCTCGGCCAACCGAGAAGACCATTTTCATCCAGTTCTACTTCATGGTGGGTCTAGTTTCAGCTTTTCTCAGCCTGGCTGAATTGGCTCATCTTTTATTCAAGAACCGGTGCAGGGGGTGCCGCACTGTTGCCCCTACTGCTACAGCATCTTATGAACAGCAGGACAATTGGTCCAATCAGAAGCAAGAGAAATCTCAGAACTTTCTGGCTCCCACAGACGGAGGGGTGAATGGGACAGCATCCCACAATGGGGTTCCCAACCATTTTGAGCCCAAGGCTCACTTCCACCATAAAAGCTCTACCAAGAGCAGCCGATCTTCTCGTTCTTCAGCCAGAGCCGACTTGACGGTGTAA